A stretch of Lysinibacillus agricola DNA encodes these proteins:
- the rlmH gene encoding 23S rRNA (pseudouridine(1915)-N(3))-methyltransferase RlmH gives MNITIVSVGKLKEKYLKMGIDEYVKRLGGYAKMDLVEVPDEKAPEQLSDAEMEIVKKKEGERILSKIGPDTYVIALAINGKMKTSEQMAADIESLMTYGKSKIAFVIGGSLGLHDDVLKRADEQQSFGKMTLPHQLMKLVLVEQIYRSFRIMKGEPYHK, from the coding sequence GTGAATATAACGATTGTATCAGTCGGAAAACTAAAAGAAAAGTACTTAAAAATGGGCATAGACGAATATGTAAAACGTCTCGGCGGCTACGCAAAAATGGATCTAGTCGAGGTACCAGATGAAAAAGCACCCGAGCAGCTAAGCGACGCCGAAATGGAAATCGTTAAGAAAAAAGAGGGTGAACGCATTCTATCTAAAATCGGCCCAGATACATACGTTATCGCCCTAGCCATCAACGGAAAAATGAAAACCTCTGAACAAATGGCAGCAGATATCGAATCTCTCATGACCTACGGCAAAAGCAAAATCGCCTTCGTTATCGGCGGCTCTCTTGGTTTACATGATGATGTTTTGAAACGAGCGGATGAGCAGCAGTCCTTTGGAAAGATGACATTACCACATCAGCTAATGAAGCTTGTTTTGGTAGAGCAGATTTATAGGAGTTTTAGGATTATGAAGGGTGAACCGTATCATAAGTAA
- a CDS encoding CxxH/CxxC protein, translated as MEKYSCESHIDHALDMFVAEQKEFPIMDKVEEDKKLSTKCSYCEQPAEYIVSSK; from the coding sequence ATGGAAAAATACAGCTGTGAAAGCCATATAGATCACGCTTTAGACATGTTTGTGGCAGAGCAAAAAGAGTTCCCAATTATGGATAAAGTCGAAGAGGATAAAAAGTTATCCACAAAATGTAGCTACTGTGAACAACCAGCAGAATATATTGTATCAAGTAAATAA
- a CDS encoding S1C family serine protease, with translation MSNFQDDDKNSDFLKNDEIQKSPLQERLELEERETQEKRHKKKGGGGGKGGYLFTGFIGVIIGALLVWLMMPGLVNQMPGTTGTTTSGAGKNDTTINQVATEVTTDVTKAVDKASDAVVGITNIQEVSNGGFWSPQSTSDQPAGSGSGVIYKVQGDTAFIVTNNHVIEGAKQLEVTMPDGTKEVAQLVGHDVWTDLAVISISSKDVKTVATFGNSDVLKQGETVIAIGNPLGLEFYGSVTTGVVSGKDRSVPVDINGDGSIDWQQEVLQTDAAINPGNSGGALVNIAGELVGINSMKIAESSVEGLGFSIPINSAIPIIEELEANGEMKRPTMGVSLVDLTDVPSFYQQQTLKLPKDLTTGVVITDVVANSPASKAGVQQYDIIVEMDGQKIETAIDLRKHLYNDKKIGDNLTMKVYRQGKLVELSLTLTNSDSL, from the coding sequence ATGAGCAATTTTCAAGATGATGATAAAAACAGTGATTTTCTAAAAAACGATGAAATACAGAAATCACCTCTTCAGGAGCGACTCGAACTAGAGGAGCGAGAAACGCAAGAGAAACGTCATAAAAAGAAAGGCGGTGGCGGAGGTAAAGGTGGTTATTTATTTACCGGTTTTATCGGCGTCATCATAGGCGCTTTACTCGTTTGGCTCATGATGCCTGGACTTGTCAATCAAATGCCTGGTACAACTGGCACAACTACAAGCGGTGCAGGTAAGAATGACACAACCATTAATCAAGTTGCAACAGAAGTGACAACCGATGTTACGAAAGCAGTAGATAAGGCTTCAGATGCTGTTGTAGGGATCACAAATATTCAAGAAGTGTCAAATGGCGGATTCTGGAGTCCACAATCCACATCAGACCAGCCTGCAGGAAGCGGTTCAGGTGTTATTTATAAAGTTCAAGGTGATACAGCCTTTATCGTGACAAATAACCATGTTATTGAAGGTGCAAAACAGTTAGAAGTAACAATGCCAGATGGAACGAAAGAAGTAGCACAATTAGTTGGTCACGATGTTTGGACAGACTTAGCGGTCATTTCAATCAGCTCAAAAGATGTTAAAACAGTAGCAACATTCGGTAACTCAGATGTATTAAAACAAGGTGAAACAGTCATTGCGATTGGTAACCCACTTGGTTTAGAATTCTATGGCTCTGTTACTACAGGTGTTGTTTCTGGTAAGGATCGTTCTGTACCAGTTGACATAAACGGTGATGGCTCAATAGATTGGCAGCAAGAAGTATTACAAACAGACGCAGCTATCAATCCTGGTAATAGTGGTGGTGCACTTGTAAACATTGCTGGCGAATTAGTTGGCATTAACTCCATGAAAATTGCGGAATCCTCTGTTGAAGGTTTAGGCTTCTCAATTCCGATTAACTCAGCAATTCCAATTATCGAGGAATTAGAGGCAAATGGTGAAATGAAGCGTCCAACAATGGGTGTTTCATTAGTAGACTTAACGGATGTTCCGTCATTCTACCAACAACAAACGTTAAAATTGCCAAAAGATTTAACAACAGGTGTTGTTATTACAGATGTTGTAGCTAACTCACCAGCATCAAAAGCAGGCGTTCAACAATACGATATTATTGTTGAAATGGATGGACAAAAAATCGAAACAGCAATCGATTTACGCAAACATTTATATAATGACAAAAAAATTGGTGATAATTTAACGATGAAAGTATATCGTCAAGGTAAATTAGTGGAACTATCATTAACATTAACAAATAGCGATTCATTGTAA
- a CDS encoding MBL fold metallo-hydrolase yields MRFSVLASGSTGNSIYVENDDHTFIVDAGLSGKKMEQLFTKIDRNMKQLSGIFVTHEHSDHIKGIGVLARKYNVPIYANAKTWQAMDGLVGDIPLEQRFEFEMDTVKHFGSLAIESFAVSHDAADPMFYSFHENGRKLVVITDTGYVSDRMKGIIRGADSFVFESNHDVNMLQMGRYPWSIKRRILSDVGHVSNEDAAIAMSEVVFEKPTNIYLSHLSMDNNMKELARMSVTQTLQSCGIIAGEYVNLFDTDAEEPTKLVTV; encoded by the coding sequence ATGCGATTTAGTGTTTTAGCAAGTGGCAGTACAGGCAATTCGATTTATGTAGAGAATGATGATCATACATTTATTGTCGATGCTGGCCTCAGTGGTAAAAAGATGGAGCAATTATTTACAAAAATCGACCGCAATATGAAACAGCTAAGTGGCATTTTCGTTACACATGAGCATAGTGATCATATTAAAGGAATAGGTGTACTGGCACGAAAATATAATGTACCTATTTATGCAAACGCCAAAACGTGGCAGGCGATGGATGGGCTTGTTGGTGATATTCCGTTAGAGCAACGGTTTGAATTTGAAATGGATACAGTAAAGCATTTCGGCTCATTAGCTATTGAATCCTTTGCCGTATCACATGATGCAGCAGATCCCATGTTCTATAGCTTTCATGAAAATGGACGCAAGCTTGTTGTTATTACGGATACAGGCTATGTTAGCGACCGTATGAAGGGCATCATCCGAGGTGCTGATTCCTTTGTCTTTGAAAGTAACCACGATGTCAATATGCTGCAAATGGGGCGTTACCCATGGTCTATAAAACGTCGTATTTTAAGTGATGTAGGGCACGTTTCAAATGAGGACGCAGCTATAGCAATGAGTGAGGTAGTATTTGAAAAACCAACAAATATTTATTTATCACATTTAAGTATGGATAATAACATGAAAGAGCTTGCGCGCATGAGTGTCACACAGACTTTGCAATCATGTGGCATTATTGCAGGAGAGTATGTAAATTTATTTGATACAGATGCCGAAGAGCCGACGAAATTAGTGACAGTTTAA
- a CDS encoding two-component system regulatory protein YycI has product MDWNRTKSIFIFVFLILNIFLYSLYLNRYNEAQSVEILGEKTIETRLKDDNITYGTLPNSNESATYITGKAHKFKNTDFTDGNQQVNFITDTHIRANFISPVKLRNINDDASFTEFVHANVKEGDSYVLWKVDREERIAIFFQKKSNRMFYYNESALLKVQWNLDDEVTMYEQTMIDNIEEMEQQETVIPPLQIIQTLYNKNLLKSESRIMHMKLGYSTFSNLTQTQVLIPTWEVQVKLSDDEIEEYFVDAIDGKMIEIQGDKQEGEEEDWGENDAI; this is encoded by the coding sequence ATGGATTGGAATAGAACAAAATCTATTTTCATATTCGTTTTTTTAATCTTAAATATCTTCTTATATTCGTTGTATTTAAATCGCTATAATGAAGCACAGAGTGTAGAAATACTTGGTGAAAAAACAATAGAAACCCGATTAAAAGATGATAATATTACGTATGGAACATTGCCAAATAGTAATGAATCTGCTACTTACATTACAGGTAAAGCGCATAAATTTAAAAATACTGATTTTACCGATGGCAATCAGCAAGTAAATTTCATTACTGACACACATATACGTGCCAATTTTATAAGCCCTGTGAAATTACGAAATATTAATGATGATGCAAGCTTTACAGAGTTTGTCCATGCAAACGTAAAAGAAGGAGATTCTTATGTATTATGGAAGGTGGATCGTGAGGAACGAATCGCAATCTTCTTCCAGAAAAAAAGTAATCGAATGTTCTATTACAATGAGAGTGCCCTATTAAAAGTACAGTGGAATCTAGACGACGAAGTTACAATGTATGAGCAGACGATGATTGATAATATCGAAGAAATGGAGCAACAAGAAACTGTAATACCACCACTTCAAATTATCCAGACACTTTATAATAAAAATCTGTTAAAGTCAGAATCGCGTATTATGCATATGAAGTTAGGTTATTCGACATTTAGTAATTTAACGCAAACGCAAGTGTTGATACCAACATGGGAAGTACAAGTGAAATTATCGGACGACGAAATAGAAGAGTACTTCGTTGATGCTATTGATGGAAAAATGATTGAAATCCAAGGGGACAAGCAAGAGGGCGAAGAAGAAGACTGGGGAGAGAATGATGCGATTTAG
- a CDS encoding YycH family regulatory protein, translating to MKYIEPVKSVVLFLLVMLSVVLTYMIWTYTPDYKVIEQTEEKEILIGPQKKMENLIRPYKAIYRFDKEFTGTVSNGAMEDIMEAFKGWNVLDLVPINNNLTANSVNEMIRTNNFMTVFFTGEIPYSAFNSIFQFPDKELPETTFNRMMIDWSNYNNKELQVFFISSNNELLMRSRVSLENANQFVRNVIEPAKTYGTFKEVERDGFTSLYIANDKIESAKYTYFIEEQPELFKDVLFTNPNNVLRTDESVTIEKYQDGLSRMTIDSKLKSLTYVYPAAESSVRIEPSKLLTDSFEFINEHGGFTADYRYVSTSTSNNQLDYQLYLHGLPIYSDQAISRITTVWGDNRIFRYKRPYFSFEKDIPSEKEMKELPSGSEVVEKIQDLNNIDLSDIDDIVVGYYLTHKQSTIVTLEPCWFAIRNGVSTKLTPEILGGVKNGLE from the coding sequence ATGAAATATATAGAACCAGTTAAATCAGTTGTATTATTCCTACTCGTTATGCTAAGTGTGGTTTTAACCTATATGATTTGGACATACACGCCGGATTATAAAGTTATTGAACAGACTGAAGAAAAAGAAATCCTAATTGGACCACAAAAAAAAATGGAGAATTTAATTCGTCCTTATAAGGCTATTTACCGTTTTGATAAGGAATTTACCGGGACAGTATCCAATGGTGCAATGGAAGATATTATGGAAGCATTTAAAGGCTGGAATGTCCTAGATTTAGTGCCCATTAACAATAACCTTACAGCCAACTCTGTAAACGAGATGATTCGTACTAATAATTTTATGACTGTCTTTTTTACTGGTGAGATTCCTTACTCTGCCTTTAACTCAATTTTTCAGTTCCCCGATAAGGAGCTACCTGAAACAACCTTTAATCGTATGATGATAGATTGGAGTAATTATAATAACAAAGAGTTACAGGTGTTTTTCATTAGTAGTAATAATGAATTATTGATGCGTTCACGTGTAAGTCTAGAAAATGCTAACCAATTTGTACGAAATGTTATTGAGCCAGCGAAAACATACGGCACTTTTAAAGAAGTGGAGCGTGATGGGTTTACCTCACTTTATATTGCCAACGATAAAATTGAATCAGCGAAATATACGTATTTTATCGAAGAGCAACCTGAATTATTTAAAGATGTGTTATTTACAAATCCAAACAATGTCCTGCGCACTGATGAAAGTGTAACCATTGAAAAATATCAAGATGGACTGTCACGGATGACGATTGATTCGAAATTGAAATCATTGACCTATGTATATCCAGCTGCAGAAAGTAGTGTAAGGATAGAGCCTTCCAAGCTCTTGACGGATAGTTTTGAATTTATCAATGAACACGGAGGCTTTACAGCTGATTATCGCTATGTATCAACAAGTACAAGCAATAACCAATTAGATTATCAACTATATTTACATGGATTACCAATTTATAGTGATCAGGCTATAAGCCGAATTACAACTGTTTGGGGAGATAATCGTATTTTCCGCTACAAACGTCCATACTTTTCTTTTGAGAAAGATATTCCATCCGAAAAAGAGATGAAAGAACTTCCATCAGGATCGGAAGTCGTTGAAAAGATTCAAGACCTTAATAACATTGATTTATCAGATATAGATGACATTGTTGTGGGTTACTATTTAACTCACAAACAAAGTACAATAGTGACACTAGAGCCATGCTGGTTTGCTATTCGTAACGGTGTATCGACGAAACTGACGCCTGAAATATTAGGAGGTGTCAAAAATGGATTGGAATAG
- the walK gene encoding cell wall metabolism sensor histidine kinase WalK, which produces MQKVSFFKSIHVKLVLIYILLIMLALQIIGIYFANELEQNLKTNFRESIFQRVDLMQYSIREEMLKERDESMPALEESLKTIVMEFSTGLKESNGDILEIRVIDNRQRIRATSEVDNQGLIGQRSNNDLVRRAISAETLFENIKLDNKTRNRVWVLASPIRDGAGPDDEIIGVLYIEANIESVFEQVNDINGIFLGGTAVSLVITIFLGILVARTITQPIADMRKQAQAMAKGNYSRKVRVYGTDEIGQLAITFNHLTNRLQEAQSTTEAERRKLDSVLSNMTDGVIATDRKGRIILINDPALELLHISRDITLGRPIASVLGIDQEYSFEDLIHMNDAVNLNFSTADAPYILRANFSVIQKETGFINGLITVLHDITEQEKIEMDRREFVSNVSHELRTPLTTMRSYLEALADGAWKDENIAPTFLNVTQTETERMIRLVNDLLQLSRMDSADYELNKDIVLFNSFFNRIIDRFEMSKSDKVMFERLFPEASYYVEIDTDKVTQVIDNIISNAIKYSPDGGNIRFGFTVQGDMLKVMISDDGMGIPKENVGRIFDRFYRVDRARARSMGGTGLGLAIAREMIEAHGGKIWAESEEGQGTTVFFTLPLNLDDFDEAGEWE; this is translated from the coding sequence ATGCAGAAAGTAAGCTTCTTTAAATCAATTCATGTAAAGCTAGTACTAATTTACATTTTACTAATTATGCTCGCTTTACAAATAATAGGCATCTATTTTGCAAATGAATTAGAGCAAAATTTAAAAACCAACTTCCGAGAATCCATTTTTCAACGTGTCGATTTGATGCAATATAGCATTCGTGAAGAAATGTTAAAAGAACGCGATGAAAGTATGCCAGCTCTTGAAGAAAGCCTGAAAACGATTGTAATGGAGTTTTCCACGGGGTTGAAGGAATCTAATGGAGATATTTTAGAAATCCGTGTCATTGATAATAGACAGCGTATTCGCGCCACGTCTGAGGTAGACAATCAAGGTTTGATTGGACAGCGCTCGAATAATGATCTCGTACGCCGTGCAATTTCTGCAGAAACATTATTTGAAAACATCAAACTTGATAATAAAACAAGAAATCGAGTGTGGGTGTTAGCTTCGCCAATACGAGATGGTGCAGGTCCTGATGATGAAATCATAGGTGTACTCTATATTGAAGCTAATATTGAATCTGTTTTTGAACAAGTGAATGACATTAACGGTATTTTCCTTGGTGGTACGGCAGTGTCTTTGGTGATTACTATCTTTTTAGGAATTTTAGTGGCACGAACAATTACACAGCCAATTGCAGATATGCGTAAGCAGGCACAGGCGATGGCAAAGGGAAACTATTCACGAAAAGTGCGGGTTTATGGTACAGATGAGATAGGGCAGCTTGCTATAACCTTTAATCATTTAACGAATCGCTTGCAGGAGGCGCAATCTACTACAGAGGCAGAGCGGCGAAAGCTCGATTCGGTCCTTAGTAATATGACAGATGGTGTTATTGCAACAGATCGAAAAGGGCGCATTATTCTTATTAATGATCCCGCACTAGAGCTGCTGCATATTTCAAGAGATATTACACTAGGGCGTCCGATTGCATCTGTTTTAGGCATTGACCAAGAGTATAGTTTTGAGGATTTAATTCATATGAATGATGCGGTGAATTTAAATTTCAGTACGGCAGATGCACCGTATATTTTACGTGCGAATTTCTCTGTTATTCAAAAAGAAACAGGCTTTATTAATGGTCTAATTACTGTACTACACGATATTACGGAGCAGGAAAAAATAGAGATGGATCGCCGGGAATTTGTATCAAATGTGTCACATGAATTACGGACACCATTAACGACGATGCGTAGTTATTTAGAGGCATTAGCAGATGGTGCATGGAAAGATGAAAACATTGCTCCAACATTTTTGAATGTCACACAAACAGAGACAGAGCGTATGATTCGCTTAGTAAATGACTTATTGCAGTTATCACGAATGGATAGTGCAGATTATGAGTTGAATAAAGACATTGTTCTCTTCAATTCTTTCTTTAACCGTATTATCGATCGTTTTGAAATGTCTAAGTCAGACAAAGTGATGTTTGAACGTTTATTTCCAGAGGCATCTTATTATGTAGAAATTGATACGGATAAGGTAACACAAGTTATCGATAATATCATTTCCAATGCTATTAAGTATTCACCAGACGGAGGTAATATTCGCTTTGGCTTTACCGTGCAAGGAGATATGCTGAAGGTTATGATTTCTGATGATGGTATGGGAATTCCTAAGGAAAATGTAGGACGTATTTTTGATCGTTTCTATCGAGTAGATCGAGCTCGAGCTCGATCTATGGGAGGCACAGGTCTAGGGCTAGCTATTGCCAGGGAAATGATTGAAGCTCACGGTGGTAAAATATGGGCTGAAAGTGAGGAAGGACAAGGAACAACAGTTTTCTTCACATTACCACTTAATTTAGACGATTTTGACGAGGCAGGTGAGTGGGAATGA
- the yycF gene encoding response regulator YycF gives MDKTILVVDDEKPIADILQFNLIKEGYKVICAYDGDEALEKVEEEQPDLMLLDIMLPKRDGMEVCREVRKKYDFPIIMLTAKGSEIDKVLGLEMGADDYVTKPFSTRELIARVKANMRRLQVVAPTAEEVEEESNEIVVGSLVIQPDAYLVLKRDESIELTHREFELLHYLGKHIGQVMTREHLLQTVWGYDYFGDVRTVDVTIRRLREKIEDNPSHPAWIVTRRGVGYYLRNPEQE, from the coding sequence ATGGACAAAACAATTTTAGTTGTTGACGATGAAAAACCAATCGCAGATATTTTACAGTTTAATTTAATAAAAGAAGGCTACAAAGTTATTTGTGCTTATGATGGAGATGAAGCACTAGAGAAGGTTGAGGAAGAGCAACCAGATTTAATGCTTTTAGATATAATGCTACCTAAGCGTGATGGGATGGAAGTTTGTAGAGAAGTGCGAAAAAAATATGATTTCCCTATCATTATGCTAACGGCAAAAGGATCTGAAATTGATAAAGTATTAGGACTAGAAATGGGCGCAGATGATTATGTGACAAAGCCATTTAGTACACGTGAGCTTATTGCACGTGTAAAGGCAAATATGCGTCGCTTACAGGTAGTAGCGCCTACTGCCGAAGAGGTTGAAGAAGAATCCAATGAAATTGTAGTAGGCTCTCTTGTTATTCAGCCAGATGCTTACTTAGTATTGAAGCGTGATGAATCAATTGAACTAACGCATAGGGAATTTGAACTATTGCATTACTTAGGCAAGCACATTGGTCAAGTCATGACGCGTGAGCATTTACTGCAAACAGTGTGGGGCTATGACTATTTCGGCGATGTACGAACAGTAGATGTAACAATTCGTCGTTTACGGGAAAAAATAGAGGACAATCCTAGTCATCCAGCTTGGATTGTAACACGCCGTGGTGTAGGTTATTATTTACGAAATCCTGAACAGGAGTAA
- a CDS encoding M23 family metallopeptidase: MSSSWSKKEKNNRFTYNFPLIKKVSIITVLMTSLTFNVGFAKENHKEDLNKIYHVYVGNQYIGAVSNEKAIQEIIASKEKEANQQYKELSIDASSAVKIIPEQVFSNETKDVDILAKFEQSLVAQSPAYTLFVNNKPIVSLKDAKAYEDTIRMLKLQYVSQQELNSLYANQQSTNIPPLQTGETRLLDVTFKQGVSGATQKVVPNAIVTPEEAVEYLMTGSLEQETYKIQSGDVLGSVAKKHSLTTAELVTLNPGITVDTVLQVGQALNVTVAKPFVTLEVKQEKKVTDKIPFKKIVEEDPTMYKGEKVIKQQGVNGKKETAYLLTSENGTRTSKVALEENIIQQPVDEIEVVGTKVISSRGTGEFTWPTVGGYISSGMGQRWGELHRGIDIARPSNYNILASDNGVVVAAGVSGSYGNRIVINHNNGYTTLYGHLSSINVTVGQVVEKGSVIGIMGSTGNSTGTHLHFEVEKNGSLVNPLSYVGS; encoded by the coding sequence ATGAGTTCGTCTTGGTCTAAGAAGGAAAAAAACAATAGATTCACTTACAATTTTCCTTTAATTAAAAAGGTATCCATTATTACAGTTTTAATGACAAGTTTAACGTTTAATGTAGGTTTTGCAAAAGAAAATCATAAAGAAGATTTAAATAAAATTTATCACGTTTACGTGGGAAATCAATATATTGGTGCAGTCTCTAATGAGAAAGCTATTCAAGAAATTATCGCATCAAAGGAAAAAGAAGCAAACCAACAGTACAAGGAATTGTCTATTGATGCTAGCTCAGCTGTTAAAATAATCCCAGAGCAAGTGTTTAGTAATGAAACAAAAGATGTAGATATTTTGGCGAAATTTGAGCAATCTTTAGTAGCCCAATCTCCAGCTTATACATTATTTGTAAATAATAAGCCTATAGTTTCTTTAAAAGATGCAAAAGCTTATGAAGACACTATTCGTATGCTAAAGCTACAATATGTTTCACAGCAAGAGTTAAATAGTTTATATGCTAATCAGCAATCTACGAATATACCACCGTTACAAACAGGTGAAACGCGCCTTTTAGATGTTACTTTTAAACAGGGAGTATCAGGTGCGACACAAAAAGTAGTCCCGAATGCTATTGTAACGCCTGAGGAAGCAGTGGAATATTTAATGACAGGATCTCTCGAACAAGAGACATATAAAATTCAATCAGGTGATGTTCTAGGCTCGGTTGCTAAAAAACACAGCTTAACAACAGCTGAGCTAGTAACGTTAAATCCAGGTATCACTGTTGATACAGTTTTACAGGTCGGACAAGCATTGAATGTAACAGTCGCTAAACCATTTGTAACACTTGAAGTAAAACAGGAGAAGAAAGTTACTGATAAAATTCCGTTTAAGAAAATAGTTGAAGAAGATCCGACGATGTATAAAGGTGAGAAAGTGATTAAACAACAAGGCGTTAATGGAAAAAAAGAAACAGCTTATTTATTAACGTCTGAAAATGGAACTCGTACATCCAAAGTTGCGTTAGAAGAAAATATCATACAACAACCAGTTGACGAAATTGAAGTTGTTGGTACGAAGGTGATTTCTTCTCGTGGTACAGGTGAATTTACTTGGCCGACAGTGGGTGGCTATATTTCAAGTGGGATGGGTCAACGTTGGGGAGAACTCCATCGAGGTATTGATATTGCCCGTCCTAGTAATTATAATATTTTAGCTTCAGATAATGGTGTTGTTGTCGCAGCTGGTGTCTCGGGTAGCTATGGTAATCGCATCGTGATTAATCATAATAATGGTTATACAACGCTTTACGGACACTTATCTTCAATTAATGTTACAGTGGGTCAAGTGGTAGAAAAAGGTTCTGTTATAGGTATTATGGGCTCTACTGGGAATTCAACAGGTACACATCTACACTTTGAAGTTGAGAAAAATGGTTCGTTAGTCAATCCATTATCATATGTAGGCAGTTAA
- a CDS encoding YitT family protein, with product MIGAINLSDSYTSEITPKVRKPQSKNTVRKLIIRTIMVALGAVIMALGLELFLVPNHIMDGGIVGVSIITSHLLNLPLGIFIFILNLPFIFLGYKQIGKTFALSTGLGITVLSLTTLLLHNLQPFTQDTLLATVFGGMILGIGVGIVIRYGGSLDGTEILAILFNRKTPFSVGEIIMFFNLIIFTVAGFVFTWEQAMYSIMAYYIAYKMIDIVIQGMEESKSVYIISDEIDEIGQTIMDRLGRGVTFLHGEGAYTGNDKKVIFTVITRLEESKLKSIVAEIDNHAFLAIGNIAEVKGGRFKKKDIH from the coding sequence TTGATTGGAGCGATTAATTTGAGTGATTCATATACCTCTGAAATAACCCCTAAAGTTAGAAAGCCCCAAAGTAAGAATACGGTTCGTAAACTTATAATTAGGACCATTATGGTGGCATTAGGTGCCGTCATTATGGCACTGGGGCTGGAGCTATTTTTAGTACCAAACCACATTATGGATGGTGGAATCGTAGGTGTTTCCATTATCACTTCTCATTTATTAAATTTACCTCTAGGTATTTTCATCTTCATTTTAAACTTACCTTTTATCTTTTTAGGCTATAAACAAATCGGAAAAACTTTTGCCCTTTCCACAGGACTCGGCATTACAGTACTCTCTTTAACAACACTTCTCTTACATAATCTACAACCATTTACTCAAGATACGCTATTGGCCACAGTTTTTGGAGGCATGATTTTGGGCATTGGAGTCGGCATCGTTATTCGTTATGGTGGTTCTTTAGATGGTACAGAAATTTTAGCCATTTTATTTAATAGAAAAACGCCGTTCTCCGTCGGTGAAATTATTATGTTTTTCAATTTAATTATCTTTACGGTGGCGGGATTTGTGTTCACATGGGAACAAGCAATGTACTCTATCATGGCATACTATATTGCCTATAAAATGATCGACATTGTCATTCAAGGAATGGAGGAATCAAAATCTGTTTATATCATCAGTGATGAAATTGATGAAATCGGGCAGACCATCATGGACCGACTTGGTCGTGGTGTAACCTTCCTTCATGGTGAGGGGGCTTATACGGGGAATGATAAAAAAGTCATTTTCACTGTTATTACCCGATTAGAGGAATCGAAGCTTAAATCAATCGTCGCTGAGATTGATAATCATGCATTCCTAGCAATTGGTAATATTGCAGAAGTTAAAGGTGGTCGCTTCAAGAAGAAAGATATTCACTAA